Proteins from a single region of Chryseobacterium sp. W4I1:
- a CDS encoding transglycosylase domain-containing protein: MEDNRQNAGNKGKTFPLPPKKKKDTSWKKWVRFIWIGLIAVVLGISGLFFAVSQGFLGEMPDVKELENPDIYVASEIISSDGVTLGKFEKEKTQPIVYKDLPPYLIYALQAKEDERFKEHSGIDLQSIARAVVYGGGRGGGSTITQQLAKLLFTGSASQNKIERAFQKLKEWVVAVSLEKRYTKEEIITLYFNKFDFLFNANGVEMASKVYFNKKTSELTLPEAATFVAMLENPRKNNPYRYPEKAKDRRNVVLEQMQKTGYIDQATYEKAINTPVEVDFHPIKNITDGYSAYYKFYLRKEIDRYLEGYEKETGKKLNLYKDGLKIYVTLDSKMQKYAEESIKEHLTDLQKRFDAEQRGRKDRPFYYLTKKQVNDVMMQAVRRTGRYKLLKADNMPEDSIIMEFQKPIKTSRFTWAGEEEVEMSPWDSIRYHKQIAQAGLMSMVPGSGEIKAWVGGIDWQHFQYDHIKQGKRQVGSTFKPFVYATAIMKLGMTPCSTVSNGTYDHKGWHVPGRGGMLTLKDALAHSQNPVAARLIEMTGVDAVIQTARDLGVTEDIPRNNTIALGSSDITIYEMLGAYSTFANYGNYNKPEMIWRIEDANGRVIKEVNVEPKEVMNPMYAYTMIELMKGVAQFGTASGELGRRGISKGVEIAAKTGTTQNNSDGWFMGITPKLATGAWVGWEDRATHFFGTGEGQGAKMALPIWAIFMKKVWADKSLGITPDDKFTRPSDWKDGCSNLKGLGEGYGDDGGLQTIDEIKNPRPVDPTPKNNTEKKEENINDNLHSTDEVDFNK; the protein is encoded by the coding sequence ATGGAAGACAACAGACAAAATGCAGGAAACAAGGGAAAAACCTTCCCTCTTCCTCCCAAAAAAAAGAAAGATACCTCCTGGAAAAAATGGGTTAGATTTATTTGGATTGGACTCATTGCGGTAGTTTTAGGTATTTCAGGACTTTTCTTTGCTGTTTCTCAGGGTTTCCTTGGGGAAATGCCTGATGTAAAGGAACTTGAAAACCCTGACATCTACGTCGCTTCTGAAATCATTTCATCGGATGGGGTTACTTTAGGCAAATTTGAAAAAGAAAAAACGCAGCCTATTGTTTATAAAGACCTTCCTCCTTACCTTATTTATGCCCTTCAGGCTAAAGAAGACGAGCGTTTCAAAGAACACTCAGGGATTGATCTTCAGTCTATTGCCAGAGCCGTAGTTTATGGAGGTGGCCGAGGCGGAGGTTCCACTATTACCCAGCAGTTAGCTAAGCTTCTTTTCACAGGATCTGCTTCTCAGAATAAAATTGAAAGAGCATTCCAGAAACTGAAAGAATGGGTAGTTGCAGTAAGTCTTGAAAAAAGATATACCAAAGAAGAGATCATCACATTATATTTCAACAAGTTTGACTTCCTTTTCAATGCTAACGGTGTAGAAATGGCTTCCAAGGTTTATTTTAACAAAAAAACTTCGGAACTTACCCTTCCTGAGGCGGCCACTTTTGTAGCCATGCTTGAAAATCCAAGGAAGAACAATCCTTACAGATATCCTGAAAAAGCAAAGGACAGAAGAAATGTAGTGCTGGAGCAGATGCAGAAAACCGGTTATATTGACCAGGCTACTTATGAAAAAGCCATTAATACTCCGGTAGAAGTAGACTTCCACCCTATTAAAAATATTACAGACGGATATTCTGCGTATTATAAATTTTATTTAAGAAAAGAAATAGACAGGTACCTTGAAGGCTACGAAAAAGAAACCGGCAAGAAACTTAATCTTTACAAAGACGGATTAAAGATTTATGTTACCCTTGATTCCAAAATGCAGAAATATGCTGAAGAATCAATCAAGGAGCACCTTACTGATCTACAGAAACGATTTGATGCAGAACAGAGAGGCAGAAAAGACAGACCTTTTTATTACCTGACCAAAAAGCAGGTCAATGATGTAATGATGCAGGCTGTAAGAAGAACAGGCCGTTACAAACTGCTGAAAGCTGACAATATGCCTGAAGACTCTATCATCATGGAGTTTCAGAAACCTATTAAAACATCAAGGTTCACATGGGCCGGTGAAGAAGAAGTGGAAATGTCTCCATGGGATTCCATCAGATATCACAAGCAGATTGCCCAGGCAGGCTTAATGTCAATGGTTCCGGGAAGTGGAGAGATTAAAGCATGGGTAGGTGGTATAGACTGGCAGCATTTCCAGTATGACCATATCAAACAAGGAAAAAGACAGGTAGGATCTACCTTCAAGCCATTTGTATATGCGACTGCTATTATGAAATTAGGAATGACACCATGTTCCACTGTTTCTAACGGTACTTATGATCACAAAGGATGGCATGTGCCTGGAAGAGGAGGAATGCTTACATTAAAAGACGCTCTTGCACACTCCCAAAACCCGGTTGCCGCAAGGTTAATTGAAATGACAGGAGTAGATGCCGTTATTCAGACTGCAAGAGACCTGGGTGTTACGGAAGACATTCCTAGAAACAATACCATTGCCTTAGGTTCATCAGACATTACCATTTATGAAATGCTTGGTGCATACAGTACTTTTGCCAACTATGGAAACTACAATAAACCTGAAATGATCTGGAGAATTGAAGATGCCAACGGAAGAGTAATCAAAGAAGTAAATGTAGAACCAAAAGAAGTAATGAACCCAATGTATGCCTACACCATGATTGAATTAATGAAAGGTGTTGCTCAGTTCGGTACAGCTTCTGGAGAATTAGGACGAAGAGGAATTTCAAAAGGGGTGGAAATTGCCGCTAAAACTGGTACCACTCAGAATAACTCCGATGGTTGGTTTATGGGAATTACTCCAAAACTGGCAACGGGTGCCTGGGTAGGATGGGAAGACAGAGCAACTCACTTCTTTGGAACCGGTGAAGGTCAGGGTGCGAAAATGGCATTGCCGATCTGGGCTATCTTCATGAAGAAAGTATGGGCTGACAAATCCCTGGGAATTACTCCTGATGACAAATTCACCAGACCTTCTGACTGGAAAGACGGATGTTCAAATCTTAAAGGCTTAGGTGAAGGATATGGAGATGACGGAGGGCTTCAGACCATTGACGAGATCAAGAATCCAAGACCGGTAGACCCAACTCCGAAAAACAATACAGAAAAGAAAGAAGAAAATATCAATGACAATCTCCACTCTACTGATGAGGTAGATTTTAATAAATAA